A region from the Silene latifolia isolate original U9 population chromosome 7, ASM4854445v1, whole genome shotgun sequence genome encodes:
- the LOC141591055 gene encoding leucine-rich repeat receptor-like serine/threonine/tyrosine-protein kinase SOBIR1, whose product MDLNSNKLYITSFLLISSVIFLAHAKLELNLDRSDYNAFKIIQTDLGIYKHHPSFTTTPCNSPAISCEHRVSNYMSLVLEVTRIAYDSEQLGGFISSKIGQLRELKELTLTNNHLIGQLPQEIVDCRKLQVLNLRNNLFSGNVPSELSKLVLLRVLDLSDNRFTGDLSFLKYFPKLEKLSLANNLFSGIVPSSLRSFHNLRLLDISGNNHIQGPVPDLDGVEYISSLPRRYMIEQNSTRNNQSSTGRVEGPAQAPSPSVVLHNEHESTKKLVTWLLGLAIGVGIGFFSGVTISVFVKVGLALVRLWRTEESFGVSLFSPLIQNAEDLAFLEKDDGLSGLQVIGKGGCGEVYKAVLPGSDGRIIAIKKIIQSPEAVEDIDGENSKVLDPKMRQVRAEIQTIGRLRHSNVLPLLAHVSRPDCHYLVYEFVKNGSLHDKMVEMEEGNTSLDWLARYRVALGVATGLEYLHINNKPRIIHRDLKPGNILLDDDMEARISDFGLAKEMPNEKTHVSTNVVGTHGYIAPEYHQTFRYTEKCDMYSFGVILGSLVIGKLPSDLFFQETDEIHLVTWMRNIMSSEDPTKALDPALRGNGYEEQMLQVLKIACFCTVEDPKERPNSRDVRSMLSQINHQVSGISDFVNCEPHVHSESS is encoded by the coding sequence CACTACAACACCCTGCAACTCTCCTGCAATTTCCTGTGAGCACAGGGTTTCCAACTATATGTCACTTGTTCTCGAAGTTACTCGAATTGCTTACGATTCTGAGCAGCTTGGTGGGTTTATTTCCAGTAAAATAGGTCAACTAAGAGAGCTTAAGGAGTTGACTCTCACCAATAACCATCTTATTGGTCAACTCCCACAAGAAATAGTTGACTGTAGGAAACTTCAGGTACTAAACCTCAGAAACAACCTTTTTTCAGGAAATGTTCCTTCTGAACTGTCAAAACTTGTGCTACTGAGAGTACTTGATTTGTCTGATAATAGATTTACTGGGGATTTGAGCTTTCTTAAGTACTTCCCTAAGTTGGAGAAACTCTCACTTGCTAATAACCTCTTTTCTGGGATTGTCCCGTCGTCTTTAAGGTCGTTTCACAATCTGCGACTTCTCGACATTTCTGGGAATAATCATATTCAAGGCCCGGTTCCTGATCTAGACGGGGTAGAATATATATCATCACTTCCTAGACGTTATATGATCGAACAAAACTCAACCAGGAACAACCAAAGTTCTACGGGAAGAGTTGAAGGTCCTGCCCAAGCTCCATCGCCGTCAGTAGTACTTCATAATGAGCATGAAAGCACGAAGAAGCTAGTAACGTGGTTACTTGGATTAGCAATTGGAGTAGGAATTGGGTTTTTTTCAGGGGTGACCATTTCGGTCTTTGTGAAGGTGGGTTTGGCTCTGGTTCGTCTTTGGAGGACAGAAGAGAGTTTTGGGGTATCGCTCTTTAGTCCACTAATTCAGAACGCGGAAGACCTTGCCTTCTTGGAGAAGGACGACGGTTTATCTGGATTGCAAGTTATAGGCAAAGGTGGGTGTGGTGAAGTATATAAAGCCGTGTTGCCAGGGAGTGATGGCAGAATAATTGCTATTAAGAAGATTATCCAATCACCAGAGGCTGTTGAAGACATCGACGGAGAAAATAGCAAGGTTTTAGACCCTAAGATGCGCCAAGTCAGAGCTGAAATACAAACAATTGGAAGACTTCGTCACAGCAATGTACTCCCTCTCCTTGCTCATGTATCACGACCCGACTGTCATTATCTGGTTTATGAGTTTGTGAAGAATGGGAGCTTGCATGACAAAATGGTGGAAATGGAAGAAGGAAACACGAGTTTAGACTGGCTGGCCCGATATAGAGTAGCACTTGGGGTAGCCACTGGACTCGAATATCTTCACATAAATAATAAACCACGGATCATTCACAGAGATCTAAAACCCGGAAATATACTCCTTGACGATGATATGGAGGCTCGAATTTCAGATTTCGGGCTTGCAAAGGAAATGCCTAATGAAAAAACCCATGTGTCAACTAATGTCGTGGGAACACATGGGTATATAGCGCCTGAATACCATCAAACATTCAGATATACAGAAAAATGTGATATGTACAGCTTCGGGGTAATTCTTGGTAGCTTGGTGATCGGGAAATTGCCAAGTGATTTGTTTTTCCAGGAAACCGACGAGATACATTTGGTGACATGGATGAGGAACATCATGAGTTCAGAGGATCCGACAAAAGCATTGGATCCTGCACTGCGAGGGAACGGGTATGAAGAGCAAATGCTACAGGTTTTGAAAATTGCTTGCTTTTGCACTGTTGAGGATCCCAAAGAAAGGCCTAACAGTAGGGATGTTAGGTCTATGTTGTCTCAAATAAACCACCAAGTTAGTGGGATCTCTGATTTTGTGAATTGTGAACCTCATGTTCACTCAGAATCTTCGTAA